The genomic region CATTTTCACCATTCAAGTTCACTTTTTCAGATTGAACACCTCGATAAGCAGTGGTTTCAGTTTGGAGATGTCGAGATTAGACGCGAGTTTGGCACTGGCCTCCCCAATACTTTTCACCTCTAGAAACTTCTTGAGTAGCTCCGGATACAGCCTCTCGGCTTCCACTACGGGCATCGTGGATTCCAAGTACTGCTGCAGCCAACGCTTGAATTTGTCATGCGTCTGTTTCACGGAGTCCGTGTTCTCCAGGTTTGCCCGATCCGGCGAGAAAAACTCGATGACGAACATTAAGGTCATTACTGTCCGATCACTGCGCGTCAGCTGATGAAGTCCCTTCACGAACT from Dreissena polymorpha isolate Duluth1 chromosome 5, UMN_Dpol_1.0, whole genome shotgun sequence harbors:
- the LOC127831083 gene encoding uncharacterized protein LOC127831083, which gives rise to MVLQSAMGFDPQNLNWKVRVQQAKESGEIKLDPSIIKDHLGSSMYTDHIQFVKGLHQLTRSDRTVMTLMFVIEFFSPDRANLENTDSVKQTHDKFKRWLQQYLESTMPVVEAERLYPELLKKFLEVKSIGEASAKLASNLDISKLKPLLIEVFNLKK